Proteins encoded in a region of the Diospyros lotus cultivar Yz01 chromosome 9, ASM1463336v1, whole genome shotgun sequence genome:
- the LOC127810068 gene encoding superoxide dismutase [Fe] 3, chloroplastic — MGWPSSCNNLSITSSHLPVSADASKLLRSPKLPFRHQTEQHRKQRTAKVLAYYGLQKPPYKLDALEPYMSQRTLEFHWGEHHHGFVDNLNKQLGRNDILYGYTMDELIKVAYNNGNPLPEFNNAAQVWNHDFFWESMQPGGGNMPTLGLLQQIEKDFGSYTNFKEKFVEAGLTLFGSGWVWVVLKRNDRRLEVVKTSNAVSPLVWDDIPIICLDMWEHAYYLDYKNDRGKYIDTFMNHLVSWNAAMARMARAQAFVNLGEPKIPVA; from the exons ATGGGGTGGCCATCGTCGTGTAATAATCTTTCCATTACAAGCTCGCATCTTCCTGTCTCTGCGGACGCGTCCAAGTTGTTGAGGAGCCCCAAGCTTCCTTTCcgt CACCAGACTGAGCAACATAGGAAACAAAGGACAGCTAAAGTTCTTGCCTACTATGGCCTGCAAAAGCCACCCTATAAACTT GATGCACTAGAACCATATATGAGCCAGAGGACCCTTGAGTTTCACTGGGGAGAGCATCACCATGGTTTTGTGGACAATTTGAATAAACAACTAGGGAGGAATGACATACTGTATGGCTACACCATGGATGAACTTATCAAAGTGGCTTATAACAATGGGAATCCTTTACCAGAATTTAATAATGCTGCACAG GTTTGGAATCATGACTTCTTTTGGGAATCTATGCAACCAGGAGGTGGAAACATGCCAACCTTGGGTCTACTTCAGCAGATTGAAAAGGATTTTGGTTCTTATACTAATTTCAAGGAGAAGTTCGTAGAAGCAGGCCTAACATTGTTTGGCTCTGGCTGGGTTTGGGTTGTAT TGAAGAGAAATGATAGGCGACTTGAAGTGGTTAAAACATCAAATGCAGTCAGTCCCCTTGTGTGGGATGATATT CCCATTATCTGTTTGGATATGTGGGAG cATGCTTATTATTTGGATTATAAG AACGACAGAGGGAAGTACATCGATACCTTCATGAATCACCTTGTGTCTTGGAATGCGGCAATGGCACGAATGGCTCGTGCACAGGCCTTTGTGAATTTAGGCGAACCCAAAATTCCTGTTGCTTGA
- the LOC127810069 gene encoding subtilisin-like protease SBT3.3 has protein sequence MDLVNYQIMLLRVSNSPTILIAKGEDQASIQIVYMAKSKNSAASHIQTLASVLGSEMEAKKAIIYDYTRTINGFAAKLTTDQITALLKQPGVLKIVPSEFQNVAANVSSSSVP, from the exons ATGGATCTggttaattatcaaattatgcTCCTTCGGGTTTCTAATTCTCCCACTATCCTGATTGCTAAGGGCGAGGATCAGGCCTCTATTCAGATTGTTTACATGGCCAAGTCCAAGAACTCAGCAGCCAGCCACATCCAGACACTAGCCTCAGTTCTTGGAAG TGAAATGGAAGCCAAGAAAGCCATCATATACGACTACACAAGAACCATCAATGGTTTTGCAGCCAAGCTAACAACTGATCAGATCACCGCTCTTCTAA AGCAACCTGGAGTGTTGAAGATAGTTCCTAGTGAATTTCAAAATGTTGCAGCTAATGTCTCATCAAGCTCGGTTCCATGA